A genomic stretch from Arachis stenosperma cultivar V10309 chromosome 3, arast.V10309.gnm1.PFL2, whole genome shotgun sequence includes:
- the LOC130970518 gene encoding 40S ribosomal protein S2-4-like, with protein MAERGGGDRGGFGRGFGGRGGRGDRGRGGRRRGGGRREEEEKWVPVTKLGRLVKDSKISSLEQIYLHSLPIKEHQIVDQLVGPSLKDEVMKIMPVQKQTRAGQRTRFKAFVVVGDNNGHVGLGVKCSKEVATAIRGAIILAKLSVIPVRRGYWGNKIGKPHTVPCKVTGKCGSVTVRMVPAPRGSGIVAARVPKKVLQFAGIDDVFTSSRGSTKTLGNFVKATFECLLKTYGFLTPDFWRETRFSKSPFQEYTDFLAKPTGKAHILEDEKVEA; from the exons ATGGCTGAGCGCGGTGGCGGAGATCGTGGCGGATTCGGGCGTGGCTTCGGAGGTCGCGGTGGTCGGGGCGACAGGGGCCGCGGTGGGCGTCGTAGGGGCGGTGGACGCCGCGAGGAAGAGGAGAAGTGGGTTCCAGTCACGAAGCTGGGTCGCCTCGTGAAAGATTCAAAGATCAGTAGCCTCGAACAAATCTACCTTCACTCTCTCCCAATCAAGGAGCACCAAATCGTTGACCAGTTGGTTGGTCCTTCTTTGAAGGATGAAGTCATGAAGATCATGCCCGTTCAGAAACAGACACGTGCCGGTCAGAGAACCCGTTTCAAGGCCTTCGTTGTCGTCGGTGACAACAACGGCCACGTCGGACTCGGTGTCAAGTGCAGCAAGGAGGTCGCAACCGCCATTCGCGGTGCCATCATATTGGCGAAGCTCTCGGTGATTCCTGTTAGGAGAGGTTATTGGGGTAACAAGATCGGAAAGCCACACACCGTTCCCTGCAAGGTCACCGGAAAATGTGGTTCCGTCACCGTCCGTATGGTGCCTGCTCCTCGTGGTTCTGGAATTGTTGCTGCTAGGGTTCCCAAGAAGGTCTTGCAATTTGCAGGCATTGATGATGTATTCACTTCTTCTAGAGGATCCACCAAGACCCTTGGAAATTTCGTGAAG GCCACATTCGAGTGTTTGCTGAAAACCTACGGTTTCCTTACACCTGATTTCTGGAGGGAGACTCGCTTCTCCAAGTCTCCATTCCAAGAGTACACTGATTTCCTTGCCAAGCCAACGGGCAAGGCCCACATCTTGGAGGATGAAAAGGTCGAGGCTTAA
- the LOC130969092 gene encoding microtubule-associated protein 70-2-like has translation MADFSGDSGAEAGAAVTPAPLTVSASFKEGKSSSRRRASMRPSLDADEFMNLLHGSDPVKVELNRLENEVRDKDRELSESQAEIKALRLSERLREKAVEELTEELSKVEGKLKLTESLLESKNLEIKKINDEKKASMAAQFAAEATLRRVHAAQKDDDMPPIEAILAPLEAELKLARQEIAKLQDDNKALDRLTKSKEAALLEAERTVQVALAKASMVDDLQNKNQELIKQIEICQEENKILDKMHRQKVAEVEKLTQTVRELEEAVLAGGAAANAVRDYQRKVQEMNEERKTLDRELARAKVTANRVAVVVANEWKDANDKVMPVKQWLEERRFLQGEMQQLRDKLAIAERTAKFEAQLKEKFQLRLKVLQESLRETPNSINRGTPEARSASNGPSRRQSLGGADNISKLTSNGLLSKRTSSFQMRSSVSSSTVLKHAKGTSKSFDGGTRSLERSKILLNGKPPSYSFNQSSEGTKEKEENDNWKGSSDDKPNEFPAVDTEDSVPGILYDLLQKEVLALRKAGHEKDQSLKDKDDAIEMLAKKVDTLTKAMEVEAKKMRREVAAMEKEVAAMRVEKEQESRAKRFSSIKGPVNNAQQQLISGRSVTRGGLTRSTQ, from the exons ATGGCGGATTTTTCCGGCGATTCTGGAGCGGAGGCGGGTGCGGCGGTGACGCCGGCGCCATTGACGGTGTCGGCGTCGTTCAAGGAAGGGAAGAGCTCGTCGAGGAGGAGAGCTTCGATGAGGCCGAGCCTGGATGCGGACGAGTTCATGAACCTACTGCACGGTTCGGATCCGGTGAAGGTGGAGCTCAATCGGCTCGAGAATGAAGTTAGAG ATAAGGACAGAGAGTTATCAGAATCTCAAGCCGAGATCAAAGCCTTGAGGCTTTCTGAACGGCTCAGAGAGAAGGCCGTTGAAGAG CTTACTGAAGAATTATCGAAGGTTGAGGGGAAGCTGAAGTTAACAGAATCTCTACTAGAAAGCAAA aatcttgaaataaagaaaaTCAATGATGAGAAAAAGGCATCAATGGCAGCTCAGTTTGCCGCTGAGGCCACTCTCCGAAGGGTTCATGCAGCTCAGAAGGATGATGACATGCCTCCTATAGAAGCTATTCTTGCTCCTCTGGAGGCTGAACTCAAGCTTGCACGCCAAGAG ATTGCTAAACTCCAAGATGATAATAAAGCTTTAGATCGTCTTACCAAATCTAAAGAAGCAGCACTTCTGGAAGCTGAGAGGACTGTCCAGGTTGCCTTGGCTAAAGCTTCCATGGTGGATGATCTCCAAAATAAAAATCAAGAGCTAATTAAGCAGATTGAGATTTGCCAG GAAGAGAATAAAATTCTGGACAAAATGCATAGACAGAAGGTGGCAGAGGTTGAAAAGCTTACCCAGACTGTAAGGGAGCTTGAAGAGGCTGTCCTTGCTGGTGGTGCAGCTGCAAATGCTGTGAGAGATTATCAGCGGAAAGTTCAAGAAATGAAT GAGGAAAGAAAAACTCTCGACCGAGAGTTAGCTCGTGCCAAGGTAACTGCAAACAGAGTAGCTGTGGTGGTGGCAAATGAATGGAAAGATGCTAACGACAAAGTCATGCCTGTCAAACAATGGCTTGAAGAAAGAAGATTCTTGCAG GGAGAGATGCAGCAACTTCGAGATAAGCTCGCTATAGCTGAGCGCACGGCAAAGTTTGAAGCCCAGTTAAAA GAAAAATTTCAATTACGGCTTAAAGTGCTACAAGAGAGTTTGAGAGAAACACCTAACAGTATTAATCGCGGAACCCCAGAGGCTAGAAGTGCTAGTAATGGGCCTTCTCGACGCCAATCCCTAGGTGGAGCTGATAACATCTCAAAACTGACTTCTAATGGGCTTTTATCAAAGAGAACATCATCCTTTCAAATGAGGTCCTCTGTGTCCTCCAGCACAGTCTTGAAACATGCTAAAGGCACATCTAAATCTTTTGATGGTGGTACAAGGTCACTTGAAAGGAGTAAAATTCTTCTAAATGGAAAACCTCCTAGTTATTCATTCAACCAGTCTTCTGAAGGAACCAAGGAGAAAGAGGAAAATGATAACTGGAAAGGAAGTTCAGATGATAAGCCAAATGAGTTCCCAGCGGTAGACACAGAGGATAGTGTTCCAGGAATTCTGTATGATTTGTTGCAGAAAGAAGTCTTAGCCTTAAGGAAAGCTGGTCATGAGAAAGATCAAAGCCTAAAAGATAAAGACGATGCCATTGAG ATGCTAGCAAAGAAGGTGGATACATTGACTAAAGCCATGGAAGTTGAGGCAAAGAAGATGAGAAGAGAAGTAGCTGCCATGGAGAAGGAGGTAGCTGCAATGCGTGTGGAGAAAGAACAAGAGAGCAGAGCAAAGCGGTTCAGCAGCATAAAGGGTCCTGTAAACAATGCTCAGCAGCAACTCATTTCTGGAAG GAGCGTGACACGGGGTGGATTAACACGCAGCACGCAATAG